A genomic stretch from Sulfobacillus thermosulfidooxidans includes:
- a CDS encoding adenosylcobinamide-GDP ribazoletransferase has protein sequence MVVITGLFDALSILTRIPLSGESEWTSRTWALAWFPVVGALFGALWMIWLQLFPELPISLRAVGALTTEIILTGGLHWDGWADVFDGWAARADKRDQARKDSRIGTIGVLWVVLAVAAFIGLWVQLEMMPDARLVVFMAPVLSRTAIAVGLARIPASSESRLAKWTQDHVNARGAVIATIITLAIVAGFWGWKGILGLGIIAVSDTLFLEYWRRLFNGLNGDVLGATVIFTELLSLSVGIGLWR, from the coding sequence GTGGTTGTCATAACCGGATTATTTGATGCGTTAAGCATTCTCACCCGCATTCCGTTGTCAGGAGAATCGGAGTGGACATCGAGAACGTGGGCGCTGGCATGGTTTCCTGTGGTTGGAGCGTTATTTGGCGCTCTGTGGATGATATGGCTCCAATTATTTCCCGAACTCCCTATCTCGTTACGAGCTGTGGGTGCCTTGACAACGGAGATCATTTTGACTGGTGGCCTGCATTGGGATGGGTGGGCTGATGTGTTCGATGGGTGGGCGGCCAGGGCAGACAAACGGGACCAAGCACGCAAGGATTCCCGGATTGGAACCATTGGGGTCCTGTGGGTGGTGCTGGCGGTTGCTGCTTTTATCGGGTTGTGGGTGCAATTAGAGATGATGCCAGATGCAAGACTTGTTGTGTTTATGGCTCCTGTTCTTAGCCGTACCGCCATTGCCGTGGGTTTAGCGCGAATTCCCGCGTCATCCGAAAGTCGATTAGCTAAATGGACCCAAGACCACGTCAATGCCCGCGGTGCGGTGATTGCAACGATTATCACACTAGCTATTGTTGCCGGCTTTTGGGGATGGAAGGGTATCTTAGGCCTTGGGATCATTGCGGTATCAGACACACTATTTCTAGAATATTGGCGACGGCTGTTTAACGGGTTAAATGGCGATGTGCTAGGAGCCACCGTTATCTTTACAGAACTCCTTTCTTTGAGTGTGGGCATTGGATTATGGAGGTAG
- a CDS encoding pyridoxal phosphate-dependent aminotransferase has translation MHGGDWAIYDATTWAEKNFLDLSSSISPYGPGPRARLLWPSLIDRLDRYPDWRKSQVSEQLARHLRVDTRNLIVTAGAMEAIELLFQAYHPHHVLIKIPAFSEYETRALLHGQNVSYVTGPKDLSSGPGMLFIANPANPTGHLLSEKDLQQYKEWAYGHGHIMVVDEAFIEFVENWHHHSVMQEAIQSDHLVVLGSLTKFYGLAGLRIGFLVGQEDVIAKISQHTYSWHVSLVAQEMAVASLHDQTYFELTRSWIHKEKQRLQDLLQPFGRVDDAAQANYFLLFPKLQSCDDIIKGLITQGILVRDARTFKGLDQPAIRIAVKRPKDSDRLVKALSAIYGITR, from the coding sequence GTGCATGGCGGGGACTGGGCTATTTATGATGCCACCACGTGGGCAGAAAAAAATTTTTTAGATTTATCGAGCAGCATCTCACCATACGGTCCTGGTCCTAGGGCCCGCCTATTGTGGCCGTCGTTGATTGACCGTTTGGATCGGTATCCCGATTGGCGCAAAAGCCAGGTAAGTGAACAATTGGCCCGGCATCTTAGAGTAGACACGAGAAATTTGATTGTGACAGCTGGTGCGATGGAAGCCATTGAACTGCTTTTTCAGGCCTATCATCCGCATCACGTTCTGATAAAAATCCCGGCCTTTAGTGAATATGAAACGCGTGCATTATTGCATGGTCAGAATGTCAGCTATGTTACAGGTCCAAAGGACTTGTCATCTGGACCGGGGATGCTGTTTATAGCGAATCCTGCCAATCCGACAGGGCATCTTCTTTCGGAGAAAGACCTCCAGCAATATAAAGAGTGGGCTTATGGTCATGGCCACATCATGGTGGTTGATGAGGCCTTTATTGAATTCGTTGAAAATTGGCATCATCACAGCGTGATGCAAGAAGCCATACAATCGGATCATCTTGTCGTCTTAGGGTCTTTGACAAAATTTTATGGATTAGCAGGTCTTCGCATCGGATTTTTAGTGGGACAAGAAGATGTCATCGCCAAGATCTCTCAGCACACGTATTCCTGGCATGTATCGTTGGTCGCACAAGAAATGGCTGTGGCGAGTTTGCATGATCAAACGTATTTTGAGTTAACCAGGTCATGGATTCACAAGGAAAAGCAGCGATTACAAGACTTATTACAACCATTTGGCAGGGTCGATGATGCAGCACAGGCCAATTATTTTCTGCTTTTTCCTAAACTGCAATCCTGTGATGATATCATCAAGGGATTAATCACGCAGGGTATTTTAGTACGCGATGCGAGAACCTTTAAGGGATTAGATCAACCAGCAATACGTATTGCGGTTAAACGTCCAAAAGATTCGGACCGACTGGTGAAGGCATTATCGGCCATTTATGGAATAACGCGGTAG
- a CDS encoding type 1 glutamine amidotransferase → MDITLAHLYPQHMNLYGDRGNVLALQYRAQKRQIGFHIINVEIGETLDWRHVDIVFMGGGEDSHQAKIYEDFLCRKDSLSEALSQGLPMLAVCGAYQLLGHEYRTADGQVLVGLGYLDVVTKAGTTRSIGDVVCETVLPLTPNTLVGFENHGGQTFLGEKAKPLAHVQLGHGNNGEDGTEGAFQGHVIGTYLHGSLLPKNPHLTDLLLTWALEWREGKPVELPPLDTSWEMAAHEVIVKRRNLKHV, encoded by the coding sequence GTGGACATCACTTTAGCACATTTATATCCTCAACACATGAATTTGTACGGGGATCGGGGCAATGTTTTAGCGTTACAGTACCGGGCACAAAAGCGTCAAATTGGCTTTCACATAATTAACGTGGAAATCGGTGAAACCTTAGATTGGCGACACGTTGATATTGTTTTTATGGGAGGCGGTGAAGACTCCCATCAAGCCAAAATTTATGAAGATTTTCTATGTCGCAAAGACTCATTATCCGAAGCATTGTCCCAAGGATTGCCTATGTTAGCAGTGTGTGGTGCGTATCAATTATTGGGTCATGAATACCGCACTGCTGATGGTCAGGTTTTGGTTGGTCTGGGTTATTTAGACGTGGTCACCAAAGCGGGAACAACACGATCTATTGGTGATGTGGTTTGTGAAACGGTATTGCCTCTGACGCCCAATACCTTGGTCGGGTTTGAAAATCATGGTGGGCAGACATTTTTAGGAGAGAAGGCCAAACCGTTGGCTCATGTCCAGTTAGGTCATGGCAACAACGGGGAGGACGGTACCGAAGGTGCTTTCCAAGGCCATGTGATTGGTACCTATCTTCATGGGTCATTATTGCCCAAAAATCCCCATTTAACCGATCTTTTATTGACATGGGCGCTAGAATGGCGGGAAGGGAAGCCTGTAGAGTTGCCGCCCTTAGATACCTCTTGGGAAATGGCAGCGCATGAAGTTATTGTAAAACGGCGAAACTTAAAGCATGTTTAG
- a CDS encoding twin-arginine translocase TatA/TatE family subunit produces MDLLSPMHIIVLLVVALLIFGPKRLPEIGSGLGKSIREFKQSMNSQVQEPKAPQPTEYPVQAVTKEPEPPQEQ; encoded by the coding sequence ATGGATCTATTATCTCCGATGCATATTATTGTATTGCTTGTGGTGGCGCTATTAATTTTTGGACCCAAGCGGTTACCGGAAATCGGATCAGGATTAGGTAAAAGCATTCGTGAATTCAAACAATCCATGAATAGTCAAGTACAAGAGCCCAAAGCTCCGCAACCGACCGAATATCCTGTTCAAGCGGTGACGAAAGAGCCCGAACCGCCTCAAGAACAATAA
- the cysK gene encoding cysteine synthase A, whose amino-acid sequence MADIAHLIGNTPMVEIKSLQNYGAEVWAKLESFNPGGSIKDRTAWSLLKDAIDSGKVTSDTVIIEATSGNTGIALAMVCAMEHLRLVVFMPEGQSSERKQLFWAYGATIVETPREEKTAGAIKRAKQLEQMLPNALMLRQHENPANPNIHELTTGPEIWEQMHHDVDVFVAGVGTGGTITGTGRYLKRVNPHIEIVAVEPEGSAVLNGKPAGSHKIQGIGAGFIPQVLDTSVITRIVDVPDDAAISSAQELARTEGLVVGLSSGAAYWACKHLLEQGLFHGKRIAVIFPDSGERYLSTGLYPPTSTDWVEPYLSSS is encoded by the coding sequence GTGGCGGATATTGCGCATTTGATAGGGAATACCCCTATGGTTGAAATAAAATCATTGCAAAATTATGGGGCTGAAGTCTGGGCCAAATTAGAGTCCTTCAATCCGGGAGGATCGATAAAAGATCGCACGGCATGGTCATTATTGAAAGATGCGATCGACAGTGGAAAAGTGACATCAGATACGGTCATTATTGAGGCGACTTCAGGTAATACGGGTATTGCTTTAGCCATGGTTTGTGCTATGGAACACTTACGATTGGTGGTTTTTATGCCTGAGGGGCAAAGCTCTGAAAGGAAACAGCTCTTTTGGGCCTATGGTGCCACAATTGTTGAGACTCCCCGGGAAGAAAAAACGGCCGGTGCGATCAAACGTGCTAAACAACTTGAACAGATGCTGCCTAATGCGCTCATGTTACGACAACATGAAAACCCAGCCAATCCCAACATTCATGAATTAACGACAGGACCGGAAATCTGGGAACAAATGCATCACGATGTTGATGTTTTTGTGGCTGGTGTCGGCACGGGTGGGACGATTACTGGGACAGGTCGTTATCTTAAGAGGGTGAATCCTCATATCGAGATTGTGGCCGTGGAACCTGAAGGATCCGCCGTGTTAAATGGCAAACCGGCGGGGAGTCATAAGATTCAAGGGATTGGTGCGGGCTTTATTCCCCAAGTTCTTGATACTTCTGTGATTACTCGGATTGTCGATGTTCCCGATGATGCGGCCATCTCATCGGCACAAGAGCTTGCGCGTACTGAAGGACTCGTCGTAGGTTTGTCGTCAGGAGCGGCTTATTGGGCATGTAAACATCTTTTGGAACAAGGATTGTTTCATGGGAAGCGAATCGCGGTAATTTTTCCGGATTCAGGAGAACGATATCTGTCGACTGGTCTCTATCCTCCGACATCAACGGATTGGGTCGAACCGTATTTGTCATCTTCTTAG
- a CDS encoding purine-cytosine permease family protein: protein MNKRSQKRRFNALVNNPVMEDYALRYAPQSFRRWSEFAVASSALGGIAYLADFAIGGSITLSYGFTNALTAILVVAVIIFLTGIPIAYYAARDNIDMDLLTRGAGFGYYGSTLTSLVYASFTFIYFSLEGSVMSQAITAYFGIPLAVSYVLASLLIIPLVIYGMTFLSKLQVWTQPVWLALLILPLMVLATKDPHAFVHWTHFAGSAGRAGFNALLFGSAAGVVLSLIAQIGEQVDYLRFMPNLTAQNRRAWWWAVMLAGPGWVVLGAAKQIGGSVLASYIAPQVGPVKADEPIQMYLHALHLWIPNVAMALTLGTFFVLLSQIKINVTNAYSGSLSWSNFFSRIFHVHPGRVVWLVLNVGIALTLMELGVFGFLGSILGFYSNVAVAWIGAVVADLVINKPLLKLSPSYIEFKRGHLYNFNPVGFGSMVIASAVSIAAYFGLFGKVLSAFSPFLSLGLAFVLSPIIALLTHGKYYIARTSPTIPESPDGVACAVCDFRFEAHDMVDCPHHAGTVCSLCCSLEADCHDRCKVPGSYIHIAPAMQENMSPRV, encoded by the coding sequence ATGAATAAACGCTCTCAAAAACGACGATTTAATGCGCTGGTGAATAACCCCGTGATGGAAGATTATGCGTTGCGGTATGCGCCCCAGTCCTTTCGCCGCTGGAGTGAATTTGCCGTGGCCAGTTCCGCCTTAGGTGGGATTGCCTACTTAGCCGACTTTGCGATTGGCGGCTCTATTACCTTAAGTTATGGCTTTACCAACGCCTTGACGGCGATTCTGGTTGTGGCGGTAATCATTTTTCTCACGGGGATTCCCATCGCCTATTATGCGGCCCGCGATAACATTGATATGGATTTGCTCACGCGCGGCGCGGGGTTTGGCTACTATGGATCCACCTTAACCTCGCTCGTGTATGCCTCGTTTACCTTTATTTATTTCTCGTTAGAAGGATCGGTCATGTCCCAGGCGATTACGGCCTACTTTGGCATTCCGTTGGCCGTCAGTTATGTCCTGGCCTCCCTGCTCATTATTCCCCTGGTCATCTATGGCATGACCTTTTTGTCGAAGCTGCAAGTGTGGACCCAACCCGTCTGGTTGGCGCTCTTAATTCTGCCGCTGATGGTCCTCGCCACCAAAGATCCCCACGCCTTTGTCCACTGGACCCATTTTGCAGGGAGCGCGGGCCGTGCCGGCTTCAATGCCTTGCTCTTCGGGTCTGCCGCCGGGGTCGTGTTGTCCTTGATTGCGCAAATTGGCGAACAAGTCGATTACCTCCGCTTTATGCCGAATCTGACCGCGCAAAACCGGCGGGCGTGGTGGTGGGCGGTCATGCTGGCCGGGCCGGGGTGGGTCGTGTTAGGCGCGGCCAAACAAATTGGGGGATCGGTACTCGCGTCGTATATTGCTCCGCAAGTGGGCCCGGTCAAAGCCGATGAACCGATTCAAATGTATTTGCATGCGTTGCATTTGTGGATTCCCAATGTCGCCATGGCGTTAACCCTTGGGACCTTTTTCGTCCTCCTTTCGCAAATCAAAATTAATGTCACCAATGCCTATTCGGGATCCCTGTCGTGGTCCAACTTCTTTTCGCGGATTTTTCATGTCCATCCTGGCCGCGTGGTCTGGCTGGTGCTGAATGTGGGGATTGCCCTGACCTTGATGGAACTCGGTGTCTTTGGCTTTTTGGGCAGTATTTTAGGGTTTTATTCCAACGTGGCGGTGGCGTGGATTGGCGCCGTCGTGGCGGATTTGGTGATTAATAAGCCGCTGTTGAAGCTGAGTCCGAGCTATATCGAATTTAAACGGGGCCACTTGTATAATTTTAATCCGGTGGGATTCGGATCCATGGTCATCGCCTCCGCCGTGTCGATTGCGGCCTATTTTGGCCTCTTTGGCAAGGTCCTGAGCGCGTTCTCCCCCTTCTTATCGCTCGGGCTCGCCTTCGTCCTGTCCCCGATTATTGCCCTTCTCACGCACGGCAAATATTACATTGCCCGCACCAGCCCCACGATTCCCGAGAGTCCCGACGGCGTGGCCTGTGCCGTGTGTGACTTTCGCTTTGAAGCGCACGATATGGTGGACTGTCCCCATCACGCAGGCACCGTGTGTTCGTTATGTTGCAGTTTGGAAGCCGACTGTCATGACCGCTGCAAAGTTCCCGGGAGCTATATTCACATCGCCCCCGCTATGCAGGAAAATATGAGCCCTCGCGTCTAA
- a CDS encoding M14 family metallopeptidase yields MTTVMKIMRKTQDKLPVPGTDIALPYTRIEGEKDGPTLLVTGGVHGGEYPGIEASIRFAQQLDPSKLHGRVVVIHITNPPAFYEKTQYIVPLDGKNLNRVFPGKADGTVSERIAHVVTQVAETADYWVDLHGGDIHEALIPFTIYSGGGSDAVVKISRAMAEAFGIPIILESDSVVGGSYAAASQMGIPAILTEAGQVGQLDENAVSIHLRGLNNLMATLGFVDTPVMTFPPAQIMRQFVWIRSRHQGLFYRNIQPGQNVRRGDIGGTIKDAYGTLIEEVLVPQDGLVLFTATSLAINQDDPLFAVAAK; encoded by the coding sequence GTGACGACGGTAATGAAAATAATGAGAAAAACGCAAGATAAACTTCCTGTGCCTGGAACCGATATTGCCCTACCTTATACGCGGATTGAAGGGGAAAAAGATGGCCCGACATTACTGGTGACAGGCGGCGTACATGGCGGTGAATATCCAGGAATTGAGGCGTCGATCCGATTTGCCCAGCAGCTTGACCCGTCAAAACTTCATGGTCGTGTCGTGGTAATTCATATCACTAATCCGCCGGCCTTCTATGAAAAGACGCAATATATTGTTCCACTTGATGGGAAAAATCTCAATCGGGTATTCCCTGGTAAAGCTGATGGAACAGTCTCTGAACGTATAGCCCATGTAGTGACTCAAGTCGCCGAAACAGCCGATTATTGGGTCGATCTTCACGGTGGCGATATTCATGAAGCCCTCATTCCTTTTACGATCTATTCTGGTGGAGGAAGCGATGCGGTTGTCAAGATCTCGCGGGCTATGGCTGAAGCCTTTGGCATTCCCATAATTTTAGAATCGGATTCGGTGGTGGGAGGCAGCTATGCTGCAGCATCCCAAATGGGGATCCCGGCTATCTTAACAGAAGCTGGCCAAGTAGGTCAGCTTGATGAAAATGCGGTGTCCATACATTTACGCGGATTGAATAACTTAATGGCTACTCTAGGTTTTGTTGATACGCCGGTTATGACATTTCCGCCTGCTCAAATTATGCGTCAATTTGTCTGGATACGCTCACGGCATCAAGGATTATTCTATCGGAATATTCAGCCAGGTCAAAATGTCCGCCGAGGCGATATTGGCGGAACTATCAAAGACGCGTACGGTACCCTTATAGAAGAGGTGCTAGTGCCCCAAGACGGATTGGTATTGTTTACAGCCACTTCGTTAGCCATCAATCAAGATGATCCCCTCTTCGCGGTGGCAGCCAAGTAA
- a CDS encoding purine-cytosine permease family protein, with the protein MMTSRDRQTEPPLWRIEAIGIEPVPEKDRYGGAPQLFWVWFAGNLSFAYLVIGAVIWTFGLSLWQSVLALILGLSTYWIIGYLGLPGQRTGIPTMAYSARYFGAHGNRFMAIISWINMLGWETVVLVIATYAMETIFKLLFGIPTTIFWLLLSLILSAALELTIAFFGHALIERFQQWFSYIFGVLTLFVLMAFIPHVKWHVIAAKAPGPWLDSFLPAVTIVVAASVLSWVTTASDYTRHLPKTIPPQKVVRAAAWGSIVSTGLMMFAGLLLSQSAPNLSSAVNPIALLLKWMPAWAEIPYLLVTTIGIIAGGILDAYSSGLSLLAAGVKVPRSRTIGVDAIVSIGASLYVLLVSQQFLFSFEAFLSLIAGFLAPWAAIALMNVSHAPRASATAAMISWILGAGIALSTTSTAIFTGPLALDIFRTSSLGYFLGFSVTLVVYWTWSTLHPPIEATT; encoded by the coding sequence ATGATGACATCTCGAGATCGTCAAACCGAACCACCTTTATGGAGGATTGAGGCTATTGGTATTGAACCGGTTCCCGAAAAAGACCGGTATGGCGGAGCTCCTCAACTATTTTGGGTATGGTTCGCGGGAAATCTTTCGTTTGCTTATTTGGTTATTGGTGCCGTTATTTGGACCTTCGGGCTGTCACTTTGGCAGAGCGTTTTGGCCTTAATATTGGGTTTATCCACGTACTGGATTATCGGATATCTGGGACTTCCCGGACAGCGAACGGGCATCCCGACTATGGCATACTCTGCGCGCTATTTTGGGGCTCATGGCAACCGATTTATGGCCATTATCTCGTGGATTAACATGTTAGGTTGGGAGACCGTGGTTCTCGTTATCGCCACCTATGCCATGGAAACGATTTTCAAGTTACTTTTCGGAATCCCAACGACCATCTTCTGGCTACTATTGTCCTTGATACTCTCAGCCGCTCTAGAGTTAACCATCGCATTTTTCGGCCATGCCTTGATTGAGAGATTTCAGCAATGGTTCTCCTATATTTTTGGCGTATTGACCCTTTTCGTCCTCATGGCATTTATCCCGCATGTCAAATGGCATGTGATTGCCGCCAAGGCGCCTGGACCATGGCTTGACAGCTTTCTTCCAGCGGTCACGATTGTCGTTGCAGCGAGTGTCCTGTCTTGGGTCACAACGGCATCTGATTATACACGTCATTTGCCAAAAACCATACCACCCCAAAAAGTTGTCCGTGCGGCAGCATGGGGCTCAATTGTTTCGACGGGATTAATGATGTTTGCAGGGCTCTTGCTCAGCCAAAGTGCTCCCAACTTATCTTCCGCTGTTAATCCCATTGCGTTATTACTAAAATGGATGCCAGCGTGGGCGGAAATTCCCTACTTGCTCGTGACCACAATTGGCATTATCGCTGGTGGTATCCTTGATGCGTATTCATCCGGATTAAGCTTATTGGCTGCTGGGGTCAAAGTGCCTCGTTCTCGTACGATTGGTGTTGATGCCATCGTCTCTATTGGTGCCAGTCTTTATGTCTTGTTGGTTTCTCAGCAATTTCTCTTTTCCTTTGAAGCATTTTTAAGTCTTATTGCAGGATTCTTGGCACCTTGGGCCGCCATTGCCTTAATGAACGTTTCCCATGCCCCCAGGGCATCCGCCACAGCGGCAATGATCTCATGGATTTTGGGAGCAGGCATTGCCCTTTCTACGACGTCCACGGCCATTTTTACAGGTCCCTTGGCTTTGGATATTTTTCGTACGTCATCATTGGGATACTTCCTGGGCTTTTCCGTCACTTTAGTCGTTTACTGGACGTGGAGCACGCTACATCCACCCATTGAAGCGACTACGTAA
- a CDS encoding ketopantoate reductase family protein yields MRLAIIGTGAMARYYAKVFDILDPVMVGRHGGPFLLKQGDQITRMTPRFLSWHDAHVSLFDVIILAVKWPAMPLVKQFLRDARQELLVISLMNGMGQEEALIPPLAPEQLMVGVTTDAVTAYWDNQAQLPAARVSAVGQTILPLLPHPLLPLWQKQLQRLNLTSSWKFFSSQAVLRERWIKLIANSVINPLTALANVTNGDLPQLPLWSLSTALIHEATHVAQAIGLSIDDDLSSRLLQLCQATATNKSSMLQDIEQHKVTEIDAINGYIVRMGHDHAIDVSTHQALVHLIHTLSQQK; encoded by the coding sequence ATGAGATTAGCTATTATTGGCACGGGAGCTATGGCTCGCTATTACGCCAAAGTCTTTGATATTTTAGATCCTGTTATGGTGGGCCGTCACGGCGGCCCTTTTCTTCTCAAACAAGGCGACCAAATAACCCGGATGACGCCTCGATTTTTGTCGTGGCATGATGCCCACGTCTCCTTATTCGACGTGATCATTTTAGCGGTAAAATGGCCCGCGATGCCTCTTGTAAAACAATTTTTGCGAGACGCTCGCCAAGAATTACTAGTCATCTCACTCATGAATGGCATGGGTCAAGAAGAGGCTCTAATCCCTCCCCTCGCACCAGAGCAATTGATGGTTGGCGTTACCACCGATGCAGTGACCGCGTATTGGGATAATCAAGCACAGCTTCCTGCTGCCCGCGTCAGTGCCGTTGGTCAAACGATCCTGCCTTTGTTGCCTCATCCTTTGCTACCGTTGTGGCAAAAACAATTACAACGCCTGAATCTCACATCTTCTTGGAAATTCTTTTCATCTCAGGCAGTATTACGGGAGCGATGGATTAAACTCATTGCCAATAGTGTCATCAATCCTCTTACGGCTTTGGCCAATGTCACCAATGGTGACCTGCCCCAGCTTCCCTTATGGTCCTTGTCTACCGCACTAATCCACGAAGCAACCCATGTCGCCCAAGCTATAGGATTGTCTATTGATGATGACTTGTCTTCCCGTCTATTGCAACTTTGTCAAGCTACTGCCACTAATAAGTCTTCGATGTTGCAAGACATCGAACAGCATAAAGTCACCGAAATCGATGCCATTAATGGCTATATTGTGCGGATGGGCCATGATCATGCCATCGATGTCTCAACCCATCAAGCGCTTGTTCATTTAATTCACACGTTAAGTCAACAAAAATGA
- the panB gene encoding 3-methyl-2-oxobutanoate hydroxymethyltransferase: MLTAPELRALKGQRPSVWITAYDVVQAQVAEEARVDVILVGDSLGMTTMGYDSTIPVTLNDMIHHATMVRRGAPNTMMIVDFPFLTYPDVPTALRNAGRIMQETLANGVKLEGGHEIIDVVDALIREKIPVIGHLGLTPQSIHTMGGYKVQAKTSASIERLLRDAKELSDHGVSAIVLEGIPDRVAAFVTQHIEAPTIGIGAGSQVDGQVLVFHDCLGLSPSLPKFARPFAHVRDAMIQGLQNYRQAVMEKSFPSDSETYHIPDSEWDKFVEEYGR; the protein is encoded by the coding sequence ATGCTGACTGCACCCGAATTACGCGCCCTCAAAGGACAAAGACCTTCAGTGTGGATTACAGCTTATGATGTCGTACAAGCGCAAGTCGCCGAAGAAGCTCGAGTTGATGTCATTCTCGTAGGCGATTCTTTAGGTATGACAACAATGGGCTATGATTCCACAATCCCAGTAACCCTTAATGATATGATCCATCACGCGACCATGGTTCGGCGCGGCGCCCCAAACACCATGATGATTGTCGATTTCCCGTTTTTAACCTATCCCGACGTTCCAACAGCATTGAGAAATGCGGGACGCATTATGCAAGAAACTTTGGCAAATGGCGTGAAATTAGAAGGCGGTCATGAAATTATTGATGTGGTTGATGCCCTCATCCGGGAAAAAATCCCGGTCATTGGCCACTTAGGATTAACACCCCAGAGTATTCATACTATGGGCGGCTATAAAGTCCAAGCTAAGACGTCTGCGAGCATTGAACGTCTTCTTCGCGATGCCAAAGAACTCAGTGACCATGGCGTCAGCGCTATCGTTTTGGAAGGAATTCCTGACCGCGTGGCAGCGTTTGTAACGCAACACATTGAGGCGCCTACTATTGGCATTGGCGCGGGTTCACAGGTTGATGGACAAGTCCTGGTTTTTCATGACTGTCTTGGATTGAGTCCTAGTCTGCCCAAATTTGCAAGACCCTTTGCTCATGTTCGCGACGCGATGATCCAGGGATTACAAAATTACCGCCAAGCCGTAATGGAGAAATCTTTTCCCAGCGACAGCGAAACCTATCATATACCAGATAGCGAATGGGACAAGTTTGTTGAGGAATATGGACGATGA
- a CDS encoding acyl-CoA dehydrogenase family protein, translating to MNWDLTTDEQMIQNTVREFANERVRPGADERDETGEFPWDIMQEMGKLGFYGLPFSEEWGGSGASTISYALAVEEIGRVDASLGLGFAAHVSLGCSPIAYFGTSQQKEKYLVPAIQGEFLAAFGLTEPEAGSDAGGTQTFAKKDGNVYHISGTKIFITNAKHAGYIVATARTDREQRQISAFIIPQGIPGLKVTANYKKMGMRSSETCEVYMDNVEIPEENVLGEVGKGFHQFLDILDGGRISIGALSVGVAQACLDASLSYSRQRKQFGKTLDHFQAIQFKLADMAMEVELARMMVLKAAWLKDQHRPYAKEAAMAKLFASETAMRAALQAVQIHGGAGYMHDFPVERFMRDAKLLEIGEGTSEIQRIVIARQLELKG from the coding sequence GTGAATTGGGATTTAACAACGGATGAACAGATGATTCAGAATACTGTGAGAGAATTTGCCAATGAAAGGGTTCGCCCCGGAGCTGATGAACGGGATGAAACGGGAGAGTTTCCCTGGGATATCATGCAAGAAATGGGCAAGTTAGGGTTTTACGGCTTGCCATTTTCTGAAGAGTGGGGGGGTTCAGGCGCAAGTACTATTAGCTATGCGTTGGCAGTCGAAGAAATCGGTCGCGTGGATGCGTCTTTGGGACTCGGATTTGCGGCTCACGTGTCTTTGGGCTGTTCACCCATTGCATATTTTGGAACATCTCAACAAAAGGAAAAATATCTTGTGCCGGCCATTCAAGGGGAATTTTTGGCGGCTTTTGGTTTAACAGAGCCGGAGGCCGGTTCGGATGCGGGCGGTACCCAAACTTTTGCGAAGAAAGATGGAAATGTTTATCATATTTCCGGAACAAAAATTTTCATCACGAATGCGAAACACGCTGGCTATATCGTGGCCACAGCACGAACGGACCGGGAACAAAGACAAATCTCGGCTTTTATTATTCCTCAAGGAATTCCGGGGCTTAAGGTTACGGCAAACTATAAGAAAATGGGTATGCGCTCGAGTGAAACCTGCGAAGTATACATGGACAATGTCGAAATTCCTGAAGAAAATGTGTTGGGTGAAGTGGGTAAAGGTTTTCACCAATTTCTCGATATATTGGACGGGGGCCGCATTAGCATTGGCGCCTTGAGTGTCGGGGTGGCTCAAGCATGTTTAGATGCATCATTAAGTTACAGTCGTCAGCGCAAGCAATTTGGAAAAACTTTGGATCATTTCCAGGCGATTCAGTTTAAGCTGGCTGATATGGCCATGGAGGTAGAGCTAGCCCGGATGATGGTTCTCAAAGCGGCTTGGTTAAAAGATCAACATCGGCCTTATGCCAAAGAAGCCGCCATGGCCAAATTATTTGCTTCCGAAACGGCGATGCGGGCCGCTTTACAAGCGGTACAAATTCATGGTGGAGCAGGGTATATGCATGACTTCCCCGTAGAACGCTTTATGCGGGATGCTAAACTTCTGGAAATTGGAGAAGGGACATCCGAAATTCAGCGGATTGTGATTGCCCGCCAATTGGAGCTTAAAGGGTAA